The Shewanella sp. KX20019 genome window below encodes:
- the folK gene encoding 2-amino-4-hydroxy-6-hydroxymethyldihydropteridine diphosphokinase: MIQVYVALGANLSQPIEQLNNACQALLSIAEDASFCISPYYRSVPMGDVEQPDYVNAVAGFKTDLSPIALLDALQKIENEQGRLRTLRWGPRTLDLDLLLYGNEQINLPRLTVPHYGMKQRSFVLVPLFDLTPALILPDKTPLGSLITEPLVAELQLAK; encoded by the coding sequence ATGATTCAGGTCTATGTTGCATTGGGCGCTAACCTAAGTCAGCCTATCGAACAACTCAACAATGCGTGCCAAGCATTGTTGAGTATTGCCGAAGACGCCTCTTTTTGCATCTCCCCTTACTATCGCTCAGTGCCCATGGGTGACGTTGAGCAGCCCGATTATGTTAATGCCGTCGCAGGCTTTAAAACCGATCTGTCACCCATCGCTTTACTCGATGCACTACAAAAGATTGAAAATGAACAGGGTAGACTCAGAACGTTACGCTGGGGACCTAGGACCTTAGATTTAGATCTGCTGCTCTACGGCAATGAACAGATCAATCTACCTAGATTGACCGTCCCCCACTACGGAATGAAGCAACGTAGCTTCGTGTTAGTACCGTTATTTGATTTAACACCAGCACTAATATTGCCAGATAAAACCCCCTTAGGCAGCTTGATAACCGAACCTTTAGTCGCCGAGTTACAGCTCGCGAAATAG
- a CDS encoding ABC transporter ATP-binding protein, whose amino-acid sequence MANTEAALVIDSLKKTYKGGVEAVKGISLTVNKGDFFALLGPNGAGKSTTIGVISSLVQKSSGSVSVFGHDIDRELELAKLSIGLVPQEFNFNQFETVLQIVVNQAGYYGVKKEVALERAEKHLSQLDLWQKRNSPARELSGGMKRRLMIARALMHEPQLLILDEPTAGVDIELRRSMWTFLTELNEQGVTIILTTHYLEEAEMLCRNIGIIDKGVLVECTSMKSLLSRLNMETFILDLGCDLNEKPTLEQTTCRLTDPHTLEVDVAKEQSLNDVFVQLNALNIQVLSMRNKANRLEELFVELVEKGKVSGAEK is encoded by the coding sequence ATGGCAAACACAGAAGCCGCCTTAGTTATCGACTCCTTAAAAAAAACCTATAAAGGCGGAGTTGAAGCAGTAAAGGGCATAAGCTTGACAGTAAATAAGGGTGATTTTTTTGCGCTACTAGGGCCAAATGGAGCGGGTAAATCAACCACCATTGGTGTTATTAGCTCATTGGTACAGAAGAGTTCAGGAAGCGTATCTGTTTTTGGGCATGACATTGATAGGGAGCTCGAACTCGCCAAGCTGAGCATAGGTTTAGTGCCGCAAGAGTTTAATTTCAATCAGTTTGAAACGGTATTACAAATTGTTGTCAACCAAGCGGGCTACTACGGCGTCAAGAAAGAGGTGGCACTAGAGCGTGCTGAAAAGCACCTTAGTCAGCTCGATCTATGGCAAAAACGCAACAGCCCTGCACGTGAACTCTCTGGTGGCATGAAGCGCCGTCTAATGATTGCGCGGGCACTAATGCACGAACCGCAATTGTTGATTTTGGATGAACCCACAGCAGGTGTAGATATTGAACTTCGCCGCTCTATGTGGACTTTTCTTACCGAGCTAAATGAGCAGGGGGTGACGATTATTCTCACTACTCATTATTTAGAAGAAGCAGAAATGCTCTGTCGTAATATCGGTATTATCGACAAAGGTGTACTGGTGGAATGCACCAGTATGAAATCTTTGCTTAGTCGCTTGAATATGGAAACTTTTATTCTTGATTTGGGTTGTGACCTGAATGAGAAACCCACTCTTGAACAGACAACATGTCGCTTAACGGATCCACATACCTTAGAGGTTGATGTGGCAAAAGAGCAAAGTCTAAACGACGTTTTTGTACAGCTGAATGCACTTAATATTCAAGTGTTGTCGATGCGTAATAAGGCCAACCGTTTAGAAGAACTGTTCGTTGAATTAGTCGAGAAAGGCAAGGTATCAGGGGCCGAGAAATGA
- the gluQRS gene encoding tRNA glutamyl-Q(34) synthetase GluQRS, which yields MVNSTPYIGRFAPSPSGPLHFGSLIAALGSFLRARSMKGQWLLRIEDIDPPREIVGASSQILSTLEAYGLHWDNSVLYQSQRLEIYQRQINQLLTSDNAYYCQCTRKEIKAMGGSYDGRCGRLAQPHKVGAIRIRNRYGVAKFRDQIKGIIEVDSQFAAEDFIIKRSDGLYAYQLAVVLDDIHQQITEVVRGSDLLEPTCRQESLFKVLKQPSPDWLHLPLACAEKGRKLSKQNHAAAIDVLKPQASINAALRFLGQAEVSTEAQVSKMLEQAINQFDLSKVPRRSEILLVP from the coding sequence ATGGTTAACTCAACGCCCTATATCGGTCGCTTTGCACCGTCCCCATCTGGTCCACTTCATTTCGGTTCATTGATAGCTGCCCTCGGCAGTTTTTTGCGTGCCCGTTCTATGAAGGGCCAATGGCTGCTGCGTATCGAAGATATCGACCCACCACGAGAGATTGTAGGTGCCAGTAGTCAAATCCTTAGCACCCTAGAAGCTTATGGTCTGCATTGGGACAATTCTGTGCTTTATCAAAGCCAGCGCCTTGAAATATATCAGCGGCAAATCAACCAATTACTGACATCTGACAATGCTTACTATTGCCAATGCACTCGCAAAGAGATTAAAGCCATGGGCGGCAGTTATGATGGACGTTGTGGCAGACTTGCTCAGCCACATAAAGTGGGCGCCATCCGCATTCGTAACCGCTATGGCGTGGCGAAATTTCGAGATCAGATAAAAGGGATCATTGAGGTTGATAGTCAGTTCGCCGCTGAAGATTTTATTATTAAGCGCAGTGACGGCCTCTATGCCTACCAGCTAGCCGTAGTGCTTGACGATATCCATCAACAGATCACCGAGGTGGTTCGAGGCTCAGACCTGCTTGAGCCCACTTGCCGTCAAGAAAGCCTGTTTAAAGTGTTAAAACAACCAAGTCCAGATTGGCTGCATCTGCCTTTAGCCTGTGCCGAAAAGGGCCGTAAACTGTCCAAACAAAACCATGCCGCTGCAATTGATGTCCTAAAGCCACAAGCCAGTATTAATGCGGCTTTACGCTTTTTGGGCCAAGCGGAAGTGTCTACTGAAGCACAGGTCAGCAAGATGCTAGAACAGGCTATCAATCAGTTCGATTTAAGTAAGGTGCCAAGGCGATCTGAAATACTCCTTGTTCCGTGA
- the pcnB gene encoding polynucleotide adenylyltransferase PcnB yields MPRKAHSISRRQISDNAIKVLYRLHKSGFKAYLVGGGVRDILLGMQPKDFDVVTNATPEEIKRLFRNCRLVGRRFRLAHIVFGRDVIEVATLRGHHVDSEEKISKTNESGRLLRDNVYGSIDEDAERRDFTVNALYYDISDFSIHSYGGGLQDLESRTIRLIGDPETRYREDPVRMLRAVRFATKLDMTIESAAADPIKELAALLKDIPAARMYEEVLKLFFAGKAAQNYNMMRDFGLFAPLFPLVDALLNEAPHGPIAKLLQEMMENTDLRIQQEKPVTPAFFYAALLWYPLTQRADDIAVESGLSLYDAYTAAMGDIMEQQCRTISIPRRFSSVTKDIWQLQLRFERNRGTKAFKFIEHPKFRAAYDLLLLRGEAEGGAVAKNSAWWKSFVEGNEDQRNVIAKSTNKGGRNRNSQRRRRKPSEQAAPKPTE; encoded by the coding sequence GTGCCTCGTAAAGCGCACTCAATTTCTCGTAGACAGATCAGCGACAATGCGATCAAAGTACTATACAGACTCCATAAGTCAGGCTTTAAAGCCTACTTAGTCGGTGGCGGGGTACGTGACATTCTACTTGGTATGCAGCCTAAAGATTTTGATGTGGTGACCAATGCTACGCCAGAAGAGATTAAGCGATTATTCCGTAACTGCCGCCTTGTGGGCAGACGTTTTCGTCTCGCGCATATTGTGTTTGGCCGCGATGTTATCGAAGTCGCCACATTGCGTGGACATCACGTCGATAGCGAAGAGAAAATATCTAAGACTAATGAATCTGGTCGTCTGCTGCGTGACAACGTTTACGGCAGTATCGACGAAGATGCTGAACGTCGTGACTTTACGGTCAATGCGCTCTATTACGATATCAGCGACTTCTCTATCCATAGCTACGGTGGCGGATTACAAGATTTAGAATCGCGTACTATTCGTCTCATTGGCGATCCAGAGACTCGCTACCGCGAAGATCCTGTACGCATGCTTCGCGCAGTGCGTTTTGCGACTAAACTCGATATGACGATTGAATCAGCAGCCGCTGATCCAATAAAAGAGTTAGCAGCTCTGTTAAAAGATATCCCTGCTGCACGTATGTACGAAGAGGTCCTCAAGTTATTCTTCGCTGGCAAAGCAGCACAAAACTACAACATGATGCGAGATTTTGGCCTGTTTGCACCGCTATTTCCGTTAGTCGATGCACTACTGAATGAGGCGCCTCATGGACCGATTGCAAAATTGCTACAAGAGATGATGGAAAATACTGACTTGCGCATTCAGCAAGAGAAACCAGTCACTCCAGCATTCTTTTATGCAGCGCTGCTTTGGTATCCGTTAACCCAGCGAGCAGACGATATTGCAGTTGAAAGTGGTTTAAGTCTCTATGATGCATACACCGCAGCTATGGGTGATATCATGGAGCAGCAATGCCGTACAATCAGTATTCCGCGTCGCTTTAGTTCGGTAACGAAAGATATATGGCAGCTACAGCTGCGTTTTGAGCGCAACAGGGGCACCAAGGCATTTAAATTTATTGAACATCCTAAATTTAGAGCCGCTTACGATCTACTCTTACTACGTGGTGAAGCCGAAGGCGGTGCCGTGGCGAAGAACTCTGCATGGTGGAAGAGCTTTGTCGAAGGCAATGAAGATCAGCGCAATGTTATTGCTAAATCAACCAATAAAGGCGGACGAAACCGTAATTCGCAACGCCGTCGTCGCAAACCTTCAGAACAAGCAGCACCTAAACCTACAGAGTAA
- the mpl gene encoding UDP-N-acetylmuramate:L-alanyl-gamma-D-glutamyl-meso-diaminopimelate ligase: MHVHILGICGTFMGGLALLARAEGHKVTGSDTNVYPPMSTQLEEQGIELIQGFDPSQLGKSDDDAPDLVVIGNAMSRGNPCVEAVLNRGLKYTSGPQFLAEHILAERWVLAVSGTHGKTSTSSMLAWILEDCGYEPGFLIGGVPQNFGVSARLGGSSFFVVEADEYDSAFFDKRSKFVHYQPRTLVINNLEFDHADIFDDLKAIQRQFNHVIRTVPGEGKVIWPADAQSVQQVIALGCWSEQETYHLDAVTQGWHANNLSDDGHQFEVFFNGELQGVVDWQLIGQHNIENAVMAIAAARHVGVMPDAAIAALIKFAPPKRRMELIGTVKGVEIYDDFAHHPTAIATSLAGMRAKVGNRKVTVILEPRSNTMKSGVHKDTLAKSLALASNVFLYQAGNIDWDISTAMAAASVPVDVLFDIEQIIAQVVAQADSGDTIIVMSNGGFGGLHQKLLAKLSHNDKH, encoded by the coding sequence ATGCACGTACATATTTTAGGGATCTGTGGCACCTTCATGGGCGGCCTTGCGCTGCTGGCGAGAGCGGAAGGGCACAAGGTAACAGGTAGCGATACCAATGTTTACCCGCCAATGAGCACTCAACTAGAAGAGCAAGGGATCGAGCTCATCCAAGGCTTCGACCCTAGCCAATTGGGAAAAAGTGACGATGATGCGCCGGATCTTGTGGTGATCGGTAATGCCATGAGCCGAGGTAATCCTTGTGTCGAAGCGGTACTTAATCGCGGCCTTAAATATACCTCTGGACCACAGTTTTTAGCAGAACATATCTTAGCTGAGCGATGGGTGCTCGCAGTGTCTGGCACCCATGGTAAAACCTCCACCTCGAGTATGTTGGCTTGGATATTAGAAGACTGCGGCTATGAGCCAGGGTTCTTGATTGGTGGTGTACCGCAAAACTTTGGTGTATCGGCTCGCCTTGGTGGTTCGTCGTTTTTTGTCGTTGAAGCTGATGAATACGACAGCGCCTTTTTTGATAAGCGTTCTAAGTTTGTCCACTATCAACCGCGCACCTTGGTTATTAATAACCTAGAGTTTGATCATGCTGATATTTTTGATGATCTTAAAGCGATCCAGCGCCAATTTAATCACGTAATACGTACGGTGCCCGGCGAGGGGAAAGTGATCTGGCCAGCGGATGCGCAAAGTGTGCAGCAGGTTATTGCGTTAGGCTGCTGGAGTGAGCAAGAGACTTATCATTTAGATGCGGTCACCCAGGGCTGGCACGCCAATAACCTTAGCGATGATGGTCACCAGTTTGAAGTGTTCTTCAATGGGGAGCTGCAAGGAGTTGTCGATTGGCAACTTATTGGCCAGCACAATATCGAAAACGCAGTAATGGCGATTGCGGCGGCGAGGCATGTTGGTGTTATGCCTGATGCTGCGATTGCAGCATTAATAAAATTTGCGCCACCTAAGCGTCGTATGGAACTGATTGGTACCGTTAAAGGTGTCGAAATTTATGACGACTTTGCCCATCATCCAACGGCGATAGCGACCTCGCTAGCAGGTATGCGCGCCAAAGTCGGTAATCGCAAGGTGACGGTGATATTAGAACCACGGTCAAACACCATGAAGAGCGGCGTCCATAAGGACACCTTAGCCAAATCGTTGGCCTTGGCTAGCAATGTGTTTTTATATCAAGCCGGTAATATCGATTGGGACATCAGCACCGCTATGGCTGCAGCTTCTGTGCCTGTTGATGTTTTGTTTGATATTGAGCAGATAATCGCGCAAGTCGTTGCTCAGGCTGATAGTGGAGATACTATCATTGTCATGAGTAACGGTGGTTTTGGCGGTTTACATCAAAAACTGCTGGCTAAATTAAGCCATAACGATAAACACTAA
- the panC gene encoding pantoate--beta-alanine ligase — protein MITTKSISAIREQVRAWRIKGETVAFVPTMGNLHLGHLTLIKEARLRADHVIASIFVNPMQFGQNEDLDAYPRTLADDQTALIEAGAELLFTPTPAIIYPKGLDAQTLVEVPLISDQLCGESRPGHFRGVATIVCKLFNIVQPDIAVFGQKDFQQLLVIKTMVEDLSMPIEIVGVETIRETSGLAMSSRNGYLTAAQKQQAAVLKQTLDNMAAELSRGKQLGEVIEAAETAITAAGFKNDYLDIRHAKTFSKAQSSDRELVILVAAYMGDTRLIDNLIVKLP, from the coding sequence ATGATCACCACAAAATCAATTAGCGCTATTCGCGAGCAAGTCCGTGCATGGCGCATTAAAGGCGAAACTGTTGCCTTCGTGCCCACGATGGGCAACTTACATCTTGGGCACCTAACCTTAATTAAAGAAGCCAGATTGCGTGCAGATCATGTGATCGCTTCTATCTTCGTCAATCCAATGCAGTTTGGTCAGAATGAAGATCTAGATGCCTATCCAAGAACCTTAGCGGACGATCAAACCGCTTTAATCGAAGCTGGTGCTGAGCTATTATTCACGCCAACCCCCGCCATCATCTACCCTAAGGGTTTGGACGCACAAACGCTTGTAGAAGTACCGCTGATCTCTGATCAATTGTGTGGTGAAAGCCGCCCAGGACATTTCCGCGGTGTTGCCACAATTGTGTGTAAGCTGTTTAATATCGTACAACCCGATATAGCGGTTTTTGGCCAAAAAGACTTCCAGCAACTGCTGGTGATAAAAACCATGGTTGAAGATCTGTCGATGCCGATTGAGATTGTCGGTGTTGAAACCATCCGTGAAACCTCAGGCCTTGCGATGAGCTCACGCAATGGATACTTAACTGCAGCGCAAAAGCAACAAGCGGCGGTGTTGAAACAAACCTTAGATAACATGGCTGCGGAGCTAAGCAGAGGCAAACAGCTTGGTGAGGTTATTGAAGCTGCTGAGACAGCAATTACTGCAGCTGGGTTTAAAAATGATTATCTTGATATTCGTCATGCTAAGACCTTCAGCAAGGCACAAAGTAGTGATCGAGAATTAGTCATTTTGGTGGCCGCTTATATGGGTGATACACGCTTAATTGATAACCTCATCGTAAAATTGCCCTAG
- a CDS encoding ABC transporter permease — translation MRALYFTAFKSILTKEINRFTRIWIQTLVPPAISMTLYFLIFGNLVGKRIGEMGGVSYMEFIAPGLIMMAVITSSYSNVASSFFSAKFQRNLEELIVAPVPHYVIIAGYVGGGVARGLCVGAIVTLVAMFFVDISIQHAGLVAVTVFLTAVLFALGGLINAIFAKSYDDISIVPTFVLTPLTYLGGVFYSLSLLPDFWQGVSALNPVVYMINVFRFGFLGYADMSVPFSIAVMVGFCVSLWSLAYYLISRGIGLRS, via the coding sequence ATGAGAGCGCTGTATTTCACAGCTTTTAAAAGTATCTTAACCAAAGAGATAAACCGTTTTACCCGTATTTGGATCCAAACTCTAGTACCGCCGGCTATCAGCATGACCTTGTATTTCCTTATATTTGGTAATTTGGTCGGTAAACGTATTGGTGAGATGGGCGGTGTATCTTATATGGAGTTTATTGCACCAGGTTTAATCATGATGGCGGTGATTACCAGCTCCTATTCTAATGTAGCCTCCTCGTTTTTTAGTGCCAAATTTCAGCGTAACTTAGAGGAACTTATTGTTGCCCCTGTGCCGCACTATGTGATTATTGCCGGTTATGTCGGGGGCGGTGTTGCTCGTGGTTTATGTGTGGGTGCGATAGTGACGTTGGTAGCGATGTTCTTTGTTGATATCAGCATCCAGCACGCAGGATTAGTGGCGGTTACTGTGTTCTTAACTGCGGTATTATTTGCCTTAGGTGGATTAATCAACGCTATTTTTGCCAAGAGTTATGACGATATCAGTATTGTTCCGACGTTTGTACTGACGCCGCTGACCTATTTAGGTGGCGTATTTTACTCACTATCGCTACTGCCTGACTTCTGGCAGGGCGTGTCGGCGCTAAACCCTGTGGTATACATGATCAACGTATTTCGCTTTGGGTTCTTAGGCTATGCGGATATGAGCGTACCGTTCTCAATTGCGGTAATGGTCGGGTTCTGTGTCAGCTTGTGGAGCTTAGCGTATTACCTTATCTCACGTGGTATCGGTTTAAGAAGTTAA
- a CDS encoding DUF4144 family protein encodes MMFTLEQVSWPIILLQKNSNELLRLESLPDWFEKTELLGVLQDSFIIDYCGDSYLIIEDHPPRLQCASAQLSLGELRHSVQLYASQNGHCCTSKLTLNTIEQLFEIVAFIEQN; translated from the coding sequence ATGATGTTCACATTAGAGCAAGTAAGCTGGCCTATCATACTGCTACAAAAAAATAGCAATGAACTGCTGCGACTCGAATCGCTGCCAGATTGGTTTGAGAAAACAGAGTTGCTTGGTGTGCTACAAGATAGCTTTATTATCGATTATTGCGGTGATAGTTATCTGATTATTGAGGATCACCCTCCAAGGCTCCAATGTGCCTCTGCACAACTTTCTTTAGGTGAACTGCGTCATTCTGTTCAACTATACGCCAGTCAAAACGGCCACTGCTGTACTAGTAAGTTGACGCTAAATACCATTGAACAGCTATTCGAGATAGTGGCATTTATCGAGCAAAATTAG
- the panB gene encoding 3-methyl-2-oxobutanoate hydroxymethyltransferase, translating into MSKITSSTLRTFKTEGKKFTALTAYDASFANAFDSEGVDVLLVGDSMGMVLQGHNDTLPVTVDDIAYHTRCVRRGVERALLIADMPFMSYATPEQTMTNATTLMQAGASMVKVEGGHWLLESVKMLTERGIPVCAHLGLTPQSVHVFGGFKIQGRDADNAQRILDEAKALEAAGAQLLVVECIPAPLAKTITDALTIPVIGIGAGADTDGQILVMHDVLGISSGYIPRFSKNYLKQTGEIRSAVRAYIDEVAQGIFPAEEHTFS; encoded by the coding sequence ATGTCTAAAATTACGAGTTCCACACTGAGAACCTTCAAAACTGAAGGCAAAAAATTCACTGCATTAACGGCTTATGATGCCAGCTTTGCCAACGCATTCGATAGCGAAGGTGTTGACGTTTTATTAGTCGGTGATTCAATGGGAATGGTACTTCAAGGACATAACGACACACTACCAGTAACGGTTGACGATATTGCCTACCATACTCGATGTGTTCGTCGTGGCGTTGAACGTGCTCTGCTTATTGCCGATATGCCTTTTATGAGTTACGCAACACCTGAGCAGACTATGACCAATGCCACCACGCTGATGCAAGCGGGTGCCAGTATGGTTAAAGTTGAAGGTGGCCACTGGCTACTCGAAAGTGTCAAGATGCTAACCGAACGCGGTATTCCTGTTTGCGCCCACTTGGGCTTAACACCACAGTCGGTACATGTATTTGGTGGCTTTAAGATTCAAGGCCGTGATGCCGATAATGCCCAGCGCATTCTCGATGAAGCAAAGGCCCTGGAAGCCGCTGGAGCACAACTGCTTGTCGTTGAGTGTATCCCCGCTCCTTTAGCCAAAACCATTACAGATGCATTAACGATCCCGGTTATCGGTATCGGCGCTGGTGCAGACACTGACGGACAAATCTTGGTTATGCATGACGTTTTAGGCATTTCAAGTGGCTATATTCCACGTTTTTCGAAAAACTACCTCAAGCAAACGGGCGAGATCCGCAGCGCTGTTCGTGCCTATATTGACGAAGTGGCTCAAGGTATTTTTCCGGCTGAAGAACATACTTTTAGTTAA
- the hpt gene encoding hypoxanthine phosphoribosyltransferase — MKHTTEVMISAEEIDQKLDILAEQINTHYADSDRLLMVGLLKGSVVFMADLCRRIKGHVEIDFMSVSSYGNAMTSSRDVKILKDVQSDIQGRDVLIVEDLIDSGNTLNKVREILMIREPKSLALCTLLDKPQRREVDVPVDFIGFTIPDEFIVGYGIDYAEQYRNLPYIAKVIPLED; from the coding sequence ATGAAACACACCACTGAAGTGATGATCTCTGCCGAAGAGATCGATCAAAAATTGGATATATTGGCTGAGCAGATTAATACGCACTATGCCGATAGTGATCGCCTATTAATGGTCGGTCTACTCAAGGGTTCTGTTGTATTTATGGCAGATCTTTGTCGACGTATTAAGGGCCACGTAGAGATCGATTTTATGTCGGTATCAAGTTATGGCAATGCCATGACCAGTAGCCGCGACGTAAAAATCCTTAAAGACGTGCAGTCCGATATTCAGGGGCGTGATGTACTGATTGTTGAAGATCTGATTGATTCTGGTAATACCCTAAATAAGGTACGTGAGATCTTGATGATCCGCGAACCAAAAAGTTTAGCGCTATGTACCTTGCTTGATAAGCCACAACGTCGTGAGGTTGATGTCCCTGTCGACTTTATCGGCTTTACCATTCCCGATGAGTTTATCGTTGGTTATGGTATCGACTATGCGGAGCAGTATCGTAATCTGCCTTACATCGCGAAAGTCATCCCGCTAGAAGATTAA
- a CDS encoding universal stress protein, which yields MKNIIACIDGSKLTLATCEASAWVAQKVSAPLTLLHVLDRTTRPVISELSGQIGLGSQEDLLNELVELDELRSKVALKHGKQLLADAEELAQLRGVNDIYKLQRHGNLLETLTDLEQSLRLLVIGKSGEDHSSTNTIGSQLESVIRTIKAHTLVVSETFEVPRSYMIAFDGSAASDKLIEKAIKTPLLVGLECHLVMINSSGDKSEAFQQAALRLHEAGVMVTERVLTGHVDDALLEYQQQQQLGMIVMGAYGHSKLRQYFVGSNTTQVLIKSTVPLLLIR from the coding sequence ATGAAGAATATTATTGCGTGTATTGATGGCTCAAAATTGACGCTAGCGACCTGTGAAGCCAGTGCTTGGGTGGCACAGAAAGTGAGTGCACCGTTAACCCTATTGCATGTGCTCGACAGAACTACTCGACCTGTGATCAGTGAGCTGTCAGGTCAGATAGGCCTTGGTAGTCAAGAAGATCTGCTCAATGAACTAGTGGAGCTCGATGAGCTGCGCAGTAAAGTTGCCCTTAAGCACGGTAAGCAGTTACTTGCAGATGCCGAGGAGTTAGCGCAGCTGAGAGGCGTTAATGATATCTATAAATTACAACGTCATGGAAATTTGCTGGAGACGCTAACCGATCTAGAGCAATCACTAAGATTATTAGTGATTGGAAAGTCGGGTGAAGACCATAGCAGCACTAACACTATCGGCTCACAGCTTGAAAGTGTGATTAGAACGATTAAAGCGCATACCCTTGTTGTTAGTGAAACCTTCGAGGTGCCGAGGTCGTATATGATCGCCTTTGATGGCAGTGCAGCCAGCGACAAGTTGATTGAAAAAGCGATTAAGACGCCCTTGCTTGTTGGACTTGAGTGTCACCTAGTGATGATTAATAGCTCTGGCGACAAGAGTGAGGCTTTTCAACAAGCGGCGCTGCGACTTCATGAAGCTGGGGTAATGGTAACTGAACGAGTACTGACAGGGCATGTGGATGACGCATTGCTAGAGTACCAACAGCAACAGCAGCTAGGGATGATAGTGATGGGAGCTTATGGGCATAGCAAACTACGTCAGTATTTTGTGGGTAGCAATACCACGCAGGTGCTAATAAAAAGCACTGTGCCATTGTTGTTGATCCGCTAA
- a CDS encoding flavin prenyltransferase UbiX: MSVTYHKADKSISLAWTGASGAPYGLRLLEILLKSDYQVFLMISSAARVVLATEQGLQLSANSAKAQAQLLAQFGDVAGELIVLGKEEWFSPPASGSAAPKQMVICPCSTGTLASVATGMSNNLLQRAADVVIKERGQLILVPRETPFSAIHLEHMLSLSRLGVTIMPAAPGFYHNPKSIEDLVDFMVARILDHLGVDHALTNRWGYNASDIDY; encoded by the coding sequence ATGAGTGTGACATATCATAAAGCAGACAAGTCTATTAGTCTGGCTTGGACCGGCGCTTCAGGCGCTCCTTATGGTTTGAGATTACTAGAGATTCTGCTTAAAAGTGATTATCAAGTCTTCTTGATGATCTCTTCGGCGGCGAGAGTGGTATTAGCCACGGAGCAAGGCTTGCAATTGAGTGCCAATAGCGCAAAAGCGCAAGCACAGTTATTAGCCCAGTTTGGCGATGTGGCTGGCGAACTTATTGTATTGGGTAAAGAGGAGTGGTTTTCACCGCCAGCATCAGGCTCCGCGGCGCCAAAACAGATGGTCATTTGCCCGTGTAGTACGGGAACATTAGCCTCTGTTGCTACTGGTATGAGTAATAATTTGCTCCAAAGAGCAGCCGATGTTGTCATAAAAGAGCGTGGTCAATTAATCCTGGTTCCTAGAGAAACTCCATTTAGCGCCATACACTTAGAGCACATGTTGTCGCTATCGCGATTGGGCGTAACCATTATGCCTGCAGCACCAGGCTTTTATCATAATCCCAAATCGATTGAAGATCTGGTAGACTTTATGGTCGCTCGAATTCTTGATCATTTGGGCGTTGACCATGCATTAACGAATCGCTGGGGGTATAATGCCAGCGACATCGACTACTGA
- a CDS encoding DUF4124 domain-containing protein has product MAKVILSILCLVFSGYVAANSIFKCIKGDKIVFSQHSCPKEFRQHKIEYELGITTETDSDKPITTLDPLQALLQKKTISKERLLQLLDSEMYRLKQENSYFEILRASELQKLERNRYWQKKKTTDPEYMESIQEMNSHFDNLIASNTTTIILLDDRKQQIALETTAIE; this is encoded by the coding sequence ATGGCGAAAGTCATATTATCAATACTTTGCTTAGTCTTTAGCGGATACGTAGCAGCCAACAGTATTTTTAAATGTATTAAAGGTGACAAGATCGTCTTTAGCCAACACTCCTGCCCAAAAGAGTTTCGCCAGCATAAAATCGAGTATGAACTCGGCATTACCACCGAGACAGATTCAGATAAACCCATCACAACTCTCGATCCTCTGCAGGCATTATTACAAAAAAAGACTATTTCAAAAGAGCGCCTACTACAGTTGTTAGACAGTGAGATGTACCGCTTAAAACAAGAGAATAGCTATTTTGAAATATTAAGAGCCAGTGAACTGCAAAAACTGGAACGTAATCGCTATTGGCAGAAAAAGAAAACCACCGATCCTGAATATATGGAATCAATTCAAGAGATGAATTCGCACTTCGACAACCTCATTGCCAGTAACACGACCACGATTATTCTGTTAGATGATCGCAAACAACAAATTGCCCTAGAAACGACCGCAATAGAGTAA